ggttttatttaaaatattttcacagtTAGATTTTGTTtggacataaaaaaattaaaaactcatGTGGCTTTTGATGAATTTAAGAGCCAAAATTTTGCCTATATATCTGCCATATTGCTACTGTCACGAATTCTAACACAATCGAACTTGCAATTCTCACCACAGGATTATCACCAAGAATAATAATCTAGTTTTCATCAAATTGGAGAGACTGCTTATGACCTTGGTGGAACAGCAAGAGCAATAGCAATAGCAATACAACATATCTTTTTATGGGATTTTCCACTCAGACTTCCACTTTCCTAATTGGCCTCCACAATCTAACTTAATGTATAGCTAGATTATGGAAttattgttgtttttttttatatatatatattgcataGTGAAGCTTGATGGGCAAAAGGAGCTAGCTAGCCCATCATAGGTTGAGTTCCACTTTTGGCcaataattgaattataaattcatatttgAATAGAAAGTTGAGGATTAGATTGGACTGGTTGTAGCCTGCCCAACACCAAGACAGACATTACTAAAAGGGCATTTCCTAAAATATTATGAATTTGTGACAAGTGGTGTCCACCACCCATACTGTGCCATATTCTTAACTTAAATCCCTTTTATGCCAAAGTGGgattatttcaataataaaactatatttttGTATATATTCATTCTGTAATTAAGTTATAAGTAAACTTTCTAAAATTAGCTTAATTTCTAATATTGAATTTATACAATTTtactgttaaaattttaaataaggaCTACTATAtgtattttttctaattttttttttaaatggaattaGAGGAGTAAAATCTGAAACATTTCAGATTTACCCAAATACAGAGTGTAagtatttttttagttaatgaaaaaaagaaatttattacATCATTAACCAtttttgtaataataataattgtggTATAAATAAATGCATATGGTTTATAGTGGTGGCGTTGACACCACTATCAACATGTCAAAGTTTCTGATTAAATTGCCTGCCAATTCGAGAGCAGCAAAAGAGAATCACATAAAGCTAAACAATAATGCAACTGTATTCGTGCGACTCATTCACCTTTCATTTATAATAAtgtctatatatatacatataccaaCACTCTTTGGAGCCTGGCGCTCACTTCCCACCTACACAAACACTAGCATAAACATGGTGAGGCAATGGAAGGAGGCAACCACCGTGGGCGGTGATGGCGATGGTATCAGCTACAGTTGTCTAATGTTAGTGTTGTGGGTGGGTTTGTTAACTCTTTCTATAGTTTCAGCCATAATATTTTCTTGCGCACAAGGCATGTCTAAAGAGAATAAGTCTGCAGAAGTTGATGAAACCCTTTACGGTGGCGGATGCGGTGCTGGATGTGGAGCAGCCTGCGGTGGTTGATTAGTTTCACAGA
The sequence above is a segment of the Manihot esculenta cultivar AM560-2 chromosome 5, M.esculenta_v8, whole genome shotgun sequence genome. Coding sequences within it:
- the LOC122723736 gene encoding uncharacterized protein LOC122723736; the encoded protein is MSIYIHIPTLFGAWRSLPTYTNTSINMVRQWKEATTVGGDGDGISYSCLMLVLWVGLLTLSIVSAIIFSCAQGMSKENKSAEVDETLYGGGCGAGCGAACGG